TCCTACCTCTCCATTTCGTGACTGTGATGGTGCATTAGCCACAGACTGTGTTGGAACTGCAGAATGTTGTATATTCTTGGCCTTTCGATTTTTTGAGACTTTTAGTGTCGATTGAACAAGTGCAGGCTTGTTTACTGATGGATCACGAGAAGTAGACACAGGAGTACTTGTGATGGTTCGGCTTTAGGGGGAAGACTTAGGTGCATGGATACACTCAAAGGAGGCTCTACTTCTTTCTTGTTAATGAACTGTGTTAATACTCCATGAGTGTGTAGTGATGGTTGTTTAATTGTCGTCCCATCTCTCAACATTCCAACGCTTGAGCATAAATCTGCCTGTCCATGCATCACCTTAGCTCCATCTGTTGCAATATCTATATCATGCATGCCTCTTTATATGAGCACTACTCGATGGTGCATTAACCACATGCTGTTTTGGAATAGCAGAAGATGGTATTTTTATGGGCTTGCGATTCTTCTGTGCTTTTACCTCAACCGGCAATGTGTGAACAGGTATAGGCTCGCTGACTCGATGGACAGGAATGTTAGTAGTTGAAATACCACCAGTATATAAGAGCTGGAGATCTGACCATCACATTGCTAGGATCTTGTACCATTTGCAAGGGAAGAATTCAGTTTCCCCCATAAGTTCAGACCAAGATTGTACTTCAGGCGTAACAAGTTTCTTAGTGTCTGGGTCAAAGGTGACCAGTATGTTTGAATCATCATGCATCTTCAAAGAGAAAATCGAAATCATGTGTGGTAGCTCTTACTACCATCTTCTGTACAAGAGGTACATACCTGCCTGTTATTTTTTCAAAGGTAGGATCAGCAATCGTTTGCTCAAATTTGGCTTCAAAACCCTTGCTGTTCACTGTCACTGTGGGTTCATCAACAGAGACACAGTTGTGCTATTGAGAATGCCCTGTAATTCTGACTGCATgcgcgcatgcatgcatgcccagCAAAATGTCAAAGGAATAATGCATCTCATTATAATACAAGAGCTGACTTTTTAGTTTAACATGCAGTACCACATGCTTTACAGAACTTTATATTTTAGTATActgtctatatagctataatgtatataattatagtgggtaattttcattggtgtatataaattaatgtatatattataattatgaaccaccaagttttatataattataatgccaaTTCAAGTTATTCAGATCAAAGTGAAAGACTAAGTCACTGAGATGATTATATGGATTCTTTTGCACagctatatattattatacttaaaAAGCTGACTTTCACTTTGCCTAAAAACAGTCAAGTTCAGAGCTTCTTCAGGAGCTTTCCAGCCTCTTCCTTGACCTCAAgtacctgcatgcatataggaAATACAGGCGAGTAAATTCAGAATTTTTTTCCCCTATTCTGTGAATGCGTATGTAAAATGTTGGTCAGCATTGAGATTGGCTAAACACAGTTACCTCTGGCGAACTTTCTCCACTCTCAGTGACCTTTGTCAGCCATTTCTTAGCCTCAGGTTTGTTCTTCAGCTGCAAGTGTGTCTTGCCCAATAGCAGCCAGTTCTGAAGGAATTCGACCCCTTCATCATTGAGCTTCTCAGCGGCCTCAAAATGAGTCAATGCCTGCATGAAATCAGCACTCTTATTGTGGTATAATTGATGaagcgctataattatatagctatgcCTTTGTACATACTGTGAAGTTGCAAAATTCATTGGGTAATCCAGTAAACAATCGGTTTTACCATAAATTGACACTTACCTCTTGATAAGTGGAGCTAGGTACATTGCTGAATAGAAATCCAGCCGCAGACGGTATGGACGCTACATTGAAGTGCCTACAATTACACACAGTAAACACAATGGATACAATGATTATATTATCTCACCATCTTCCTAATACGTGTCTTGCTGCCATATCCTTAGGATCCAACTCAACTGCTTTCTACAGTAAAATAAGAATGAATTTACTATTCAGTTATGTTCAATGATAACCGAACCTCAAAATGCTCCTTCATTTGCTTTGAATTGGCCAACTTTTCTTTCCTGCCGAGTGTGTC
This region of Halichondria panicea chromosome 12, odHalPani1.1, whole genome shotgun sequence genomic DNA includes:
- the LOC135345291 gene encoding regulator of microtubule dynamics protein 1-like: MAAQADIKEVLERSDSLFKERKLTESFDLLAPYADGSSDDPELLWRVVRMYFRKCKEAQSKDKKEVEQLAKKGFEISKKALALGSGIAKCNQLAGMMLGCYSDTLGRKEKLANSKQMKEHFEKAVELDPKDMAARHVLGRWHFNVASIPSAAGFLFSNVPSSTYQEALTHFEAAEKLNDEGVEFLQNWLLLGKTHLQLKNKPEAKKWLTKVTESGESSPEVLEVKEEAGKLLKKL